The nucleotide window TTGGTTAAAGGAACTTCAGTGGCGGCAACGATAGGCTGCATGGACATTTTGAGAAGAGCCCAGCTTTTACTGCCCAAATTTTCTTATCCATTGGAGATATATGCTTATGTATTGATTATTTTCTTTATTATGTGCCATTTTTTAACCTGGTTGGGAAAGAAGCTTGAAAGGACCGTTGTTAAACGGATTATGGGTGATAGACATGTCTGAGAATAAGGAAACTGTAATTTCTTTACAAAATATAATAAAGAAATTTGGAGATTTAACGGTCTTGGATGATATGAGCCTGGATGTGTATGAACATGAAGTGGTCGTTCTCTGCGGGCCGTCTGGGGGCGGCAAAAGTACGCTGTTGAGAACGATAAACGGATTGGAAAAAATAAACGGAGGGAAAATCTATTACCGCGGGACAGAGGTCAGCAGCAAAAATATAAAACAGATCCGCAAACATATTGGAATGGTCTTCCAGCAATTTAATCTGTTTGATAATTTGACGGTGAAAAACAATCTGCTGATCGCGCCGGTAAAGACTCAGAAAAAGAATAAAGAAAAAATGCTTGAAAAAGCTATGGAATATTTAGAGATTTTTGGAATAGCAGATAAATTGGATGCTTATCCTCATCAATTATCTGGAGGACAAAAGCAGAGGGTGGCGATTGTCCGATCTTTAATGATGGAACCAGATTTGATGCTGTTTGATGAACCTACGTCTGCTCTTGATCCGGAAATGATCAAGGAGGTATTGGACGCGATGCGCCGGTTATCCAGTATGGGAATGACTATGGTCATTGTTACTCATGAAATGGGATTTGCAAGAGAAGTCGCCTCCAGAGTCTGCTTTTTAGAAGGAGCAAAGATCCGAGTAAATAAAGACACGAAATCTTTCTTTGAACATACAGAAGACGATCGGCTGCAGCAATTTTTATCTGTGATCTTACATCATTAAGGAAAGAAGGATACATATGAATAAGGGGTTATTGCGTTCAGCCTGGGCAGAGATTGATAAGAATCGTCTGATTGACAATATCCAGGCGGTACAGAATCGGGTTGGGGACAGGAAATTAATTGGGGTGGTCAAGGCTAATGCATATGGGCACGGCGCGGTGATCGTCGCTAAGGCATACCAGGAATGCGGAGTTGATATGTTGGCAGTCGCCACCTTGGAAGAAGCAAATGAATTGCGGAATGCCGGCTTTACATGCCGGATTATGATGATGGGACTGATACCGCTGGAGCTGGTAGGAAAAGCGGTGGAAATAGAGGTAATGCCGCTCATATCAACAATGGAGTGCGCGGCCGAATTTTCGAAGCAGGCCCAAAACCAAAGAAAGACGATTGAGTTGGTGATCGCGGTTGATACCGGAATGGGGAGAATTGGATTTTTGCCGGAAAAGAAAAGTATTTCTGTAATAGCGGAAATAAAGAAACTGCCTAATATAAAAATGATGGGAATCATGACTCATTTTTCTTCCGCCGATATGGAGGATCTGTCTTATACATACAGGCAAAAAGAAAAGTTTGATAATTTCTATCAGCGCCTGCTGGAAGCAGGCATCAAAATTCCCATGCGAACAGCCGCGAACAGTCCGTCAATTTTGAGGCTTCCAAGTGTATTTTATGAAGCGGTAAGGCCGGGGACGGTCATATGGGGATGCTATCCGGCATGTGTGAAAGATCACGATACAGTAAAAGTAAGATCGGTGATGTCCATAAAATGCAGGGTAATCTATCTGAAAACAGTTGCGGCTGGAGAAGCGATCAGCTATGGGAGAAAATATATAACGAGAAGGGACAGCGTTATCGCTACACTGCCTGTGGGGTATGCGGATGGTTATACCAGAAGCCTTTTGGGAAAAGCGCGCGTGCTGATCCATGGGGAATACGCGCCTGTGCTGGGGACTATTTGCATGGATCAGATCATGGCAGACGTAACCGACATTCCGGGTGTCAGGATTGGCGATGAGGCAGTGCTTTTGGGAAGACAAGGAGATAAAGAAATCCCAATAGAAGAGCTGGAACAAGCTTCTGGTTTATGTTCTGGGGAGTTGTTCCATGGTTTTACCTGCAGGCTACCAATAGTAGAGGTGTAAAATTTATCAGCCTAATATTATAAATGAGGAGATATTTAATATGAATCGTATATCAAAGACAGGAAAATGTATTGAGCGGTCATCAATCCGTATTTTTTTAGAAAAGCAGAATAAGATTGCGGAAAAATGCGGGGATATGATTTCTTTTACCATTGGAGAGCCTGATTTTCAGACGCCGTCTAATATTGTGGAGGCTGCTATACAAGCTCTTTCAGAAGGAAAAACGAAATATGCGCCGAACACGGGGATACCTGAGCTGAGAAAAGCTGTTTCGGAGGATCTGGAAAAGACTCATGGCGTCCATTATGACGCGGAAAAAGAAATCGTCATAACGCCGAGCGGCATGGATACTCTTCGATTGATATGCATGGCTGTTTTGGATGACGGCGAAGAAATGATAGTCAATGATCCCTGCTGGGCGAATCATCCGAATCATTCTAAGATAGCCCATGGAAGACCTGTGCTGGTCCCTGTCCATGAAAAAGATAATTTTTTTTATAATTTGGAGGAATTGGAAGGATTTGTTACAAAAAAAACAAAAGCTATTTTGCTCAATTCACCAAATAATCCTACTGGAGCCGTCATGTCGAAAGAGGCCTTGACAAAGTTCTGTTCATTTTGTAAAAAACACGATTTGATCGTGATCTCAGATGAGGTTTATCATAACATTATCTTCGACGGACTGAAATTTTATAGTCCTGCAATGATCCGGGGGATGAAAGAAAGAGTCGTTATTTCCCAGTCTTTTTCTAAAACTTATGCAATGACCGGCTGGCGTTTGGGCTATGCGGCAGGCCCCGCCGATATTATTGAGGCCATCGGAAGACTTAATGAAAACTCAATTTCCTGTGTTAATACATTTGTACAATGGGCCGGTATTGAAGCGCTTAAGGGAACAAGGAGATATATTGATGAAATGATCCGGGAGTTTGAAAAACGAAGAAATATTGTTTACGAAGGGATCAATTCCATCGATGGTATTTCCTGCACAAAACCTCAGGGTGCATTTTACGCTTTTGTTAATATCAAGAACACTGGCCTTAGCTCTGAAGAATTTGCACTGAGATTACTTGAAGAGAAACATGTAGGGATGGTTCCCGGGACCGGCTTCGGAGCGTCGGGCGAGGGGTTTGTACGATTGTCCTATGCAACCTCTGCCGAAAATATCATAGAAGGAATTTGCAGAATACGGGAATTTGTTGAAGAACAAAAATAAAATGACTGCGTACCACATGAAGAAGTAAATAAAAAACAAGGATTTTTAAATAAGCGGAAAGGAAGAGGTTAATGCCAATTACAGTGAAGGAAATTATGCAGCTTCCTGAGTTCCGGAATTTTACATTAATAGCAGGACGTAATGGAGAACGGAAAGAGGTTACAAATATTGGAATTTTAGATTATGAATATGCGAATGAAGACCCCAAGCTTGAAAAAATGTGGGCCTTTGGAGAAAATTCGTTTGTTATTGCCAGTATGCTTTTCGCGAAAGATCATCCTGAGAGGATCCTTCCTTGTATCAAAGGACTGGTAAGAGATAAGGTGGCAGCGTTGGCGATCAAGACGATCTATTATAATACGCTGCCGAAAGAAGCTCTTGATTATGCCAATGAATGGGATTTGCCGATTTACACTTTTGGGAGAGATGACGCTTATTTCCAGGATATCGCGATTCTGATCAAGGAAAAAATGGCGGAGAAGGATGATACGGAACTTTTGGAACAGAAGCTGAGCCTTTTTTTAAATGGGAATTTGAGTATGGCGAATCGTCGGGAAATGCTCCAGGAGATTTTTTATCATCTGGATTATAAGAACTATTTAGCAGTCTATTGTAATGCAAAGGGCATAGCGTGGACGCTTTACTATGCGAAAAATTTGAAAAAGCTTCAAGGGCGATTGGACTCCCGGGATTCCATATTTCGGTATCAGAATGGGTACCTGATCATTTTGGACATGGCGGAACCATGCCGATCAGGCGATACGGGAACGGTCGTATTACGAGTTCTTTCCCTTAGACAAGAAGACTATTTTATCGGAATAGGGAATCTTCATAATTCTATGGACGATATGAACTTGGCTATTCAGGAGGCCCTTTACGCCAGCCAATATTCCCGATTTACGGATGGAAGGCCAGTCTGTTTTTCTAAAATAGGAATTTATCAAATTTTACTTCCTTATTGCAGAAATCATTGGATGGAACAATACTGCCGCAGTATTCTCGACCCGATTTTAGAATTTGACCGACAGTATGACGGCGAGCTGTTTCAGACAGCAGAGCTTTATGTGAAATTTGACGGGGATGTAGAAGTGGTGGGAAGAAAGCTCCATCTGCATAAAAATACCATTCGTTACCGCATGAACCGAGTCCGTGATATCATAGGGGCCAATGACAGATTCTATGAGCAATTGCTGATCGCGTTTTGGACATGGGAGATACAAAAGGACATGTCGCAGAAAAATTTGTAAACTGTTTTAAAAATCTAGTCCATTCGCTTCTGCTCCTCCAAGGTGGTGCGCGATTTGTGCAATAAACCGGCAGACTGGTTCCTAGAAACAAATGTCCTGCAGTGGGATAATAATGTCATCGAAAGGGCGCATGTCCCGACAACATACAGGAGGAATCGGATATGTATATGGATAATAGTTTTGAACAGATACGTAAGTTTGACCCGGAAATTGCCGGATATACGGAGCAGGAGGAAAAAAGGCAGCTGGAGACGCTCTGTCTTATCGCGTCGGAAAATTATGCTTCTCCTGTAACAGTTGGAATGGAGGGAACCGTTTGGGCGAATAAAAATGCGGAAGGATATCCGGGGAGGCGTTTTGCCGGAGGCTGTGAGATCGCCGACCAGGTGGAACTTCTGGCCATCAAGCGCTGTAAGGAGCTGTTTGGCTGCGAATATGTAAACATCCAGAGTATGAGCTCGACACTTTCCAACGTGGCAGTCCTGCGGGCTATCTTAAAACCCGGGGATACGATTTTGTCCATGGAACTCAACCAGGGCGGTCATTTGAGCCATGGGGCTCGCTTCCACTACAGCGGAAAGACCTATAATGTCATACAGTATGGACTCAACAGGGAGACGGAGACCATTGATATGGAGCAGGTAGAACGCCTGGCAAAGGAACATAAGCCTCAGCTGATCATCTGTGGTACTTCTTCTTATCCCAGAAAAGTAGATTATGAGAGATTTGGAGAGATAGCAAAGGAAGTGGGGGCGTACATGATGGCCGATATCGCTCATCCGGTCGGGCTGATCGCGGCAGGCGTGATACCGTCGCCTGTGCCCTACGCCGACGTGGTGACCACCTCCACCCATAAGACATTCAGGGGGCCCAGGGGATGCGGTGTCATCATGTGTAAGGAAGTCTTGGGAAAGAAAATCGATCAGCAGATCTTCCCCGGTCTTCAAGGGGCGCCGAAAATGGATATGATCGCTTCCAGAGCAGTTCTTTTTAAAGAGTGTATGACAGAGGAATATCGGAATTATCAGAACCAGGTGCTGAAAAACGCGGAGGCTTTGGCGGATGAGTTGAAAAAATGCGGACTGCGGTTGGTTTCCGGAGGGACGGAGACCCATCTGGTGCTCGTGGATATACGAGAGCTGATCCCTACGGGGCGGGAAGCGGAAGATGTATTGGGAAGCGTGGGTATCGTGGTCAATAAAAACATGATTCCCTATGATCCTCAGAGCGCAAACCTGGCCAGCGGCATTCGGATCGGAAGCCCGGCCCTCACCACGAGAGGGTTTAAGGAAGAAGACATGAGGGAAACCGCAAGGCTTTTAGCGAAAGCACTGAAGCATTATGAAAATAAAGAGATTCTTGAAGAGGTCCGAAAAGCCGTCAAGGAAAAGGCGGTGAAATATCCGATGTTCGCGGAGGAATGGAATCCCTGCGATTAAAAGCGGCAGTCAGACTATTTTGAATTCCCATAGAAGAAAACGGCGGGGACATATTTGGCCCCTGCCGTTTTCTGATTCCATCCAGGCGGTTTTTTCCAACTGACATGGATAAACCTTAATTTTTCCATGTCAGATTCCAACAAAAATCCGCATGATATGCGATTTTTGCGTTCCTGCGTCCGGGAAAATTCTGCTAACGCCTCTGCGGCGCTCGCCTTACGATGGAATCGGATCGTTCCTCCTGCTCCTCTTTCCACACCGGGATAAGGCTTCTGCCGGTGTCTTGGTATAGACTTTACAGGAATGATTGCAAAAAGTATTTGGTTGTATACCTAAGGCACCCTTTAATACATGCCCTCCGGGCGGGCGCACTTCGTGCGTCAAAGTATTACTTTATGACCCAGTTTATTTTTGTTAGAATAGAGATGTATTTATAGTAAAACGAGGTGATTTCATGGGAAAGATACAAAAGCTGGATTGGGGAATGATTGAGTGGCTCTATGAGCCGGAAGAAGGATTCATGGATAACATGAGAGTGGGGATCAGTACTATGCTTCCAGGTACTGTACAGCCGAGACATATTCACTGCGGGGATGAGCAGCTGATGTATGTCATCAGCGGGCACGGAAGGCAGCGGATAGGAGAAGAAGAAAGCGTTCTTGAGAAAGGATGCATCTATCACATTTCCACCGGGATGGCCCATGAATCCATAAACGATGGAGAAGAACCGATTGTCAAGCTGCTGATTTCCATACCGGCCCTGACCGCGGTGCCGAAGGTGCGGATGAATGAGGCAGAGCGGGTCAGGAAGCAGGAGAGCATAGACAAACAAGAGTTTTTAAGGGATACGGTAAAAGAGCTATTCCGGAGCATGCTCGCACCTCTTAAAATGCCTCTTGCCATTTTTGATTCGGAACGGAAGCTGGTTTATAAGAGTAAAGATTATCCGGAGTACTGTAAGAATATCTGCCGTATTGATGAGGATTTGGAGAATTGTCCGCTCATTCAGAAAAAAAATTTTTGGGTTCCGCCTTATTATGAAGGGGCTTCTGCTTATGTCTGTGAGCACGGTCTTTGGGTTTATGCGCTTCCCATCGTGGCAGACGGAGAATTTTTGGGATATATCAAAGCAGGGCATGTCCGCACCGGAGAGAGAAAAGGAGAAGCAGTGGAAGGGCTTCCCTATAATGTGCCGGACAGTACGGTGACCGGTATCGTTCAGATCATACATAAACTGTCGGAAGCAATCTGCAATCATTTTCAGCTGTGCCAGATGCAGGTGGCGCTCCAGCATAATGTGAGAGTGCTGTCTGACCGGAAAAAAGAGGAGGAAATGCTTCAGGAGTCTTTAAAGACCA belongs to Qiania dongpingensis and includes:
- a CDS encoding amino acid ABC transporter ATP-binding protein; translated protein: MSENKETVISLQNIIKKFGDLTVLDDMSLDVYEHEVVVLCGPSGGGKSTLLRTINGLEKINGGKIYYRGTEVSSKNIKQIRKHIGMVFQQFNLFDNLTVKNNLLIAPVKTQKKNKEKMLEKAMEYLEIFGIADKLDAYPHQLSGGQKQRVAIVRSLMMEPDLMLFDEPTSALDPEMIKEVLDAMRRLSSMGMTMVIVTHEMGFAREVASRVCFLEGAKIRVNKDTKSFFEHTEDDRLQQFLSVILHH
- the alr gene encoding alanine racemase, which codes for MNKGLLRSAWAEIDKNRLIDNIQAVQNRVGDRKLIGVVKANAYGHGAVIVAKAYQECGVDMLAVATLEEANELRNAGFTCRIMMMGLIPLELVGKAVEIEVMPLISTMECAAEFSKQAQNQRKTIELVIAVDTGMGRIGFLPEKKSISVIAEIKKLPNIKMMGIMTHFSSADMEDLSYTYRQKEKFDNFYQRLLEAGIKIPMRTAANSPSILRLPSVFYEAVRPGTVIWGCYPACVKDHDTVKVRSVMSIKCRVIYLKTVAAGEAISYGRKYITRRDSVIATLPVGYADGYTRSLLGKARVLIHGEYAPVLGTICMDQIMADVTDIPGVRIGDEAVLLGRQGDKEIPIEELEQASGLCSGELFHGFTCRLPIVEV
- a CDS encoding pyridoxal phosphate-dependent aminotransferase encodes the protein MNRISKTGKCIERSSIRIFLEKQNKIAEKCGDMISFTIGEPDFQTPSNIVEAAIQALSEGKTKYAPNTGIPELRKAVSEDLEKTHGVHYDAEKEIVITPSGMDTLRLICMAVLDDGEEMIVNDPCWANHPNHSKIAHGRPVLVPVHEKDNFFYNLEELEGFVTKKTKAILLNSPNNPTGAVMSKEALTKFCSFCKKHDLIVISDEVYHNIIFDGLKFYSPAMIRGMKERVVISQSFSKTYAMTGWRLGYAAGPADIIEAIGRLNENSISCVNTFVQWAGIEALKGTRRYIDEMIREFEKRRNIVYEGINSIDGISCTKPQGAFYAFVNIKNTGLSSEEFALRLLEEKHVGMVPGTGFGASGEGFVRLSYATSAENIIEGICRIREFVEEQK
- a CDS encoding PucR family transcriptional regulator, which translates into the protein MPITVKEIMQLPEFRNFTLIAGRNGERKEVTNIGILDYEYANEDPKLEKMWAFGENSFVIASMLFAKDHPERILPCIKGLVRDKVAALAIKTIYYNTLPKEALDYANEWDLPIYTFGRDDAYFQDIAILIKEKMAEKDDTELLEQKLSLFLNGNLSMANRREMLQEIFYHLDYKNYLAVYCNAKGIAWTLYYAKNLKKLQGRLDSRDSIFRYQNGYLIILDMAEPCRSGDTGTVVLRVLSLRQEDYFIGIGNLHNSMDDMNLAIQEALYASQYSRFTDGRPVCFSKIGIYQILLPYCRNHWMEQYCRSILDPILEFDRQYDGELFQTAELYVKFDGDVEVVGRKLHLHKNTIRYRMNRVRDIIGANDRFYEQLLIAFWTWEIQKDMSQKNL
- a CDS encoding serine hydroxymethyltransferase; the protein is MYMDNSFEQIRKFDPEIAGYTEQEEKRQLETLCLIASENYASPVTVGMEGTVWANKNAEGYPGRRFAGGCEIADQVELLAIKRCKELFGCEYVNIQSMSSTLSNVAVLRAILKPGDTILSMELNQGGHLSHGARFHYSGKTYNVIQYGLNRETETIDMEQVERLAKEHKPQLIICGTSSYPRKVDYERFGEIAKEVGAYMMADIAHPVGLIAAGVIPSPVPYADVVTTSTHKTFRGPRGCGVIMCKEVLGKKIDQQIFPGLQGAPKMDMIASRAVLFKECMTEEYRNYQNQVLKNAEALADELKKCGLRLVSGGTETHLVLVDIRELIPTGREAEDVLGSVGIVVNKNMIPYDPQSANLASGIRIGSPALTTRGFKEEDMRETARLLAKALKHYENKEILEEVRKAVKEKAVKYPMFAEEWNPCD
- a CDS encoding histidine kinase, producing the protein MGKIQKLDWGMIEWLYEPEEGFMDNMRVGISTMLPGTVQPRHIHCGDEQLMYVISGHGRQRIGEEESVLEKGCIYHISTGMAHESINDGEEPIVKLLISIPALTAVPKVRMNEAERVRKQESIDKQEFLRDTVKELFRSMLAPLKMPLAIFDSERKLVYKSKDYPEYCKNICRIDEDLENCPLIQKKNFWVPPYYEGASAYVCEHGLWVYALPIVADGEFLGYIKAGHVRTGERKGEAVEGLPYNVPDSTVTGIVQIIHKLSEAICNHFQLCQMQVALQHNVRVLSDRKKEEEMLQESLKTTQDQAFNLQINQHFLFNTLNTIAGLAVKEEAIQTYQAVGDLSQLLRYTLRTSSYFVTLGEEIEYLKNYTNLQRLRFGKRLEVEYMISSLLLQEKVPFNFLQPVAENSFKHGFKNQKGKMKLSIRAEREDNRIKLTVMDNGEGIETAALKALREKIESGCAEHGTAMVVRKLESLYGSSFGYQVDSSEEGTAVVIHIPIEERRGADETGFTG